A single Streptomyces sp. Edi2 DNA region contains:
- a CDS encoding SigE family RNA polymerase sigma factor, with product MTVEEFEEFYAQTVARLTGQLYVMLGDQHEAQDVVQEAFARGWSRRRQLDRNGQPEAWIRTVAWRLAVSRWRVRRRAADAWQRSGAPPHVEGPGPESVALVEALRQLPANQRRIMTLHYVCDLTVEQIAVETGLSASTVKTHLVRGRTALSVRLQDPRIEEAPGA from the coding sequence TTGACCGTCGAGGAGTTCGAAGAGTTTTACGCGCAGACGGTCGCCCGGCTGACCGGGCAGCTGTACGTGATGCTCGGCGATCAGCACGAGGCGCAGGACGTGGTGCAGGAGGCGTTCGCCAGGGGGTGGAGCCGGCGGCGTCAGCTCGACCGGAACGGTCAGCCCGAGGCCTGGATCCGTACGGTCGCCTGGCGCCTGGCGGTGAGCCGGTGGCGCGTACGGCGCCGTGCCGCGGATGCCTGGCAGCGCAGCGGCGCCCCGCCGCATGTCGAGGGCCCCGGGCCCGAATCGGTGGCCTTGGTGGAGGCGCTGCGGCAGCTGCCCGCCAATCAGCGGCGGATCATGACGCTGCACTACGTGTGTGACCTGACGGTGGAGCAGATCGCCGTCGAGACCGGGCTGTCCGCCAGCACCGTCAAGACCCATCTGGTCAGGGGCCGGACCGCACTCTCCGTTCGTCTGCAGGACCCGCGTATTGAGGAGGCACCCGGTGCCTGA